Proteins from a single region of Anastrepha ludens isolate Willacy chromosome 5, idAnaLude1.1, whole genome shotgun sequence:
- the LOC128863158 gene encoding uncharacterized protein LOC128863158 isoform X1, translating to MELPSMVQRSGDTLIVRSVVSGNQLYLDQGAASTNNNINSNKHSSPSQLQQQQSIGTTNLSNSALEQLERYRAAAAQYHLQQQQQQQHQNATQQQQSAAVAAATASAVAQQQAMELKDEGLPQCKIKRNYSCSYCTYFTQNPRYHLTHLRDVHGEKIVINKCKLCLYASRHFQKLVRHMKMVHGCTDGVAGGHGQPRGKRGMSREARKRKLEQSVGLGGAQGEISGGGGGGNVGMGDAVSKMPTYEQVKRELELQRESLFAVVYERELQAQRERDLEARQQAQNVYEQEIQAATAAAAAAAASETQRHQSPINATTSNNASASSNSAGTTSSHTAFQLPPAHQQPLTTHTRSVELSPSPTDSVSPVHGAEAATTAALHSSGVSLTYVGDEPTQNRLLKCSLCDFTTLFRAQLVDHELDEHCKTKFFRCEKCSYVTHIKARFSKHVKYHSMPMIKCVTCDFRTPYKWNLDRHMKNHGGAGPFKCAACDFTADIKQSLTVHEMNHHVPPVGHAAGMSLARRRNKVGGTDLCEDFLSDSADILEDHFNNNNLDEYDEALMTAEPYSKRGKYDDDEPTDLSAKGGSSDTSSVHNHSGNVSQTPKAKRPIPNLIPIPKNTVPSIMNLSKEFASRSSLTDIASMFFNDKQISEMLQPLEKADAAQLSPTPTVASTSSHASRSLLQKKPTPGGSFFDKLKSSALAGPSENLICPCGHMAKCLSESIIHRKTCNFAAIAEDDVEEEQDDADDRLEIDFAEDDDRQSHSALNLSVTGSTRCQHCRHRCKSSADLLNHLKQCTEASRCGNDSYDSLSGDSSAGRAGGADSTNDQHPMENRVFIWNKMPGGEAGQREGSQCSEIRGQTNNTAESSGSSGNGASSATCEENSYYGVETAPGYGEVTKKMTPEEEAANSSLKKVYKCPHCSFWASTASRFHVHIVGHLNKKPFECSLCSYRSNWRWDITKHIRLKTIRDPSHKNARVLMNDETGRRNYTKYNKYITLMKVTEEDGDPKLMKSGEMTPNQVASLSFINDFNKNVGPNALTSTHLNGIKEDITLEPIPSKSNGGNNGGSSNGGGDQLSDGFIRLPLLATMMNAAMAQQHHQQKDQEHGQAAMITPSVTISAVKRSPPPLMKPSDDLVTDVRQEGNEKKTFYRCRKCSFRHANRDAVLAHVKIHYQDSNYPIVTATATTSPKSANSQQQHNTPLQVAVNPNIYMNKVLAAMCLSQQQPQQPNSNSSANNNDPQQQQHSIISAGLLQQAIQGAPPNSPLSCLALTLAGKSPAKATASILEHGEQKATQNEASAKRPTSPKQNSNSNNNSSITLTNLATSSPTSSSPNSSGGSNVCGVGLVGSATSASSLQHLLTSPRGTYTSSAHTLRNQLHSPTISTNSNNNNGGSFGVGGHTNNNNSNKNLVKGALTVTKHNTATTPLHGTIDGGFGSPTSAVSSVTAAEAIGTSSLHSSPSADAAPNTPSAITVTTLPTTPTSSTTASVGTKCASNPYHIQMGLIGASSISSNHSGAIAYIGGGGGSGGGIVGTHSDNNNSLCIGGLMFGSNNSTTTTTSLNRNTSIPTTTATTIASSGTTAGNSGGASSSSCNLLLSSTQSATAAAATATAASALYASNVITLSPPSASSCISANATTSNFSNTQNPNQSQSNNCSNLLVNDSERREPSPYRCGHCHQVSNWKHVIQRHCRLKHAGDIRIETLDRTASANERHAPPIYRPLGNGASNESNYGLTLKALQQQQHQQQQQQQQQQPPHISSITGGPPSHSVLMSNNKNEQHLLHSPLAGTAAANAATTPQELQQAAAAYIAATYKAAAAAAANSTGNGSAAAAVAAAAALGLSSEDLLLHQQLQQNDQIEITRLPPGVSNAAQSQAQAQAQPQPQQQQQLQQQQQLNSKCKQQKCPLCPYISESKSQMNYHISLHKPTQYECSLCTFVCAKKQHLSSHMRTVHQQHNLSASSQLSNMSAAINSMDFSMALQLAAVAQAQQDQSSLSSPLAIDLTALKQKITAVQHQQQQQNQKQLQQQCQTQQTSAQNAQQQQQHPHQHPPTATESQMKCILYCPKCPARYIQKYNDTWNAKAELEDHIKCHNVSDVLDNAANAPQTPPPQPAFKCEFCDYDAVHDAQLQKHRYVHTQHYQDKCAELYKHVQEDLQYAPPKLMQITLAKSLQQAPETIWIVDNELNDQCKDQLQQQQHASISSSSVTPAKMTTSTATGAAHFDNANSLLKKQLESGMGSNSGALRSSPTSTPTPKELADADDSSNMPSTSASVATSDLAVDGGSDFTSSVASPAPVEKCLYCPYETKHTTLYKAHLQHHICISNQKEAYTCEHCDYTDSKQEHIEEHTRVHFNAVEKLKSVAFFTSYDNLELSVERDEADDDKDVENELHKEERAWQSGYRTKAVTDTEEQEAPKARAALQLNIKEEHNNNNEEHVINENVVKEQQQQLTSASKTNNSKAKVDSDEKVVEKSTVATAENIKKPCNKIILYKTDGCLSIKRESGGGQSNNANSNASNCENISDRLRRRISRNNSNTANHLNSIGGSGNTNNNNNNSHNSNCDEQADSGAQQQQSHKTILVNAKTGQVISRN from the exons ATGGAACTGCCCTCGATGGTTCAACGCTCCGGCGACACGCTTATAGTACGCAGCGTTGTCAGTGGCAATCAATTATATTTGGATCAGGGTGCCGCTTCCACGAACAACAATATCAACAGCAACAAACATAGCAGCCCTTCGCAGCTGCAGCAACAGCAGTCGATTGGCACCACTAACTTATCAAATAGTGCGCTGGAACAATTGGAACGTTACCGTGCCGCAGCCGCACAATATCACcttcaacaacagcagcagcagcaacatcaaaatgccacacaacagcaacaaagtgCAGCAGTCGCGGCTGCAACTGCTTCAGCGGTAGCGCAACAGCAGGCCATGGAGCTGAAGGACGAGGGTCTGCCGCAATGTAAGATCAAGCGCAATTACAGCTGCAGCTACTGCACCTATTTCACACAGAATCCGCGTTATCATTTGACGCATCTGCGAGATGTGCATGGCGAAAAAATTGTCATCAACAAATGCAAGCTGTGTCTGTATGCTTCACGACACTTCCAAAAGTTGGTGCGTCACATGAAAATGGTGCACGGCTGCACCGACGGTGTGGCCGGTGGGCATGGGCAGCCCCGTGGTAAACGAGGTATGAGTCGGGAGGCACGCAAACGGAAGCTGGAGCAAAGCGTCGGCTTGGGCGGCGCACAGGGGGAGATCAgcggtggtggtggcggtggcAATGTCGGTATGGGCGATGCCGTTTCGAAGATGCCAACTTATGAGCAG GTCAAACGCGAGCTAGAACTGCAGCGCGAATCGCTCTTCGCCGTTGTCTATGAGCGTGAGTTACAGGCGCAACGGGAACGCGATCTAGAAGCCCGCCAGCAAGCACAGAACGTCTACGAACAAGAAATTCAAGCAGCGACCGCAGCTGCTGCTGCCGCGGCAGCATCTGAAACACAACGCCATCAATCGCCGATCAATGCAACTACCAGCAACAACGCTAGTGCCTCGTCAAACAGCGCTGGCACCACCAGCAGTCATACGGCTTTCCAATTGCCACCCGCACATCAGCAGCCGCTTACCACACATACCCGCAGCGTTGAGCTTTCACCATCCCCCACCGATTCGGTGTCGCCTGTGCATGGCGCTGAAGCTGCCACTACGGCTGCTTTGCACTCCAGCGGCGTTTCGCTAACCTATGTTGGCGATGAGCCCACACAGAATAGACTGCTTAAGTGCAGCCTTTGCGATTTCACCACACTCTTCCGCGCTCAATTGGTCGACCATGAATTGGACGAACATTGCAAGACAAAATTCTTCcgctgtgaaaagtgttcgtaTGTGACACACATTAAAGCGCGCTTCAGCAAACacgtcaagtatcactccatgCCTATGATCAAATGTGTCACTTGTGATTTTCGTACCCCTTATAAATGGAATCTCGATCGTCACATGAAAAATCATGGTGGTGCAGGTCCATTCAAATGTGCCGCCTGTGATTTCACAGCCGACATCAAACAATCGCTCACAGTGCACGAAATGAATCACCATGTGCCGCCGGTGGGACATGCGGCGGGTATGTCGCTGGCACGACGACGCAACAAAGTTGGTGGTACTGATTTGTGCGAAGATTTCCTCAGCGATTCTGCAGATATATTGGAAGATCATTTCAATAATAACAATCTCGATGAGTATGATGAAGCATTAATGACGGCGGAGCCTTATAGCAAACGTGGCAAATACGACGACGATGAGCCGACCGATTTATCAGCGAAAGGAGGCTCGTCGGACACATCGTCGGTGCATAATCACAGCGGTAATGTATCACAAACGCCAAAGGCAAAGCGGCCCATACCGAATCTCATTCCGATACCGAAAAATACCGTACCAAG CATTATGAATCTTTCCAAAGAGTTCGCTTCGCGCAGCTCCCTCACTGATATCGCTTCCATGTTTTTCAATGACAAGCAAATTTCTGAGATGTTGCAGCCTCTCGAGAAGGCAGACGCCGCCCAACTATCACCCACGCCCACCGTTGCGTCCACCTCGAGTCACGCCTCGCGTAGTTTGCTGCAAAAGAAACCCACACCGGGTGGCAGTTTCTTCGACAAATTGAAATCCTCTGCCTTGGCGGGTCCAAGCGAGAATCTCATCTGTCCTTGCGGTCATATGGCTAAGTGCCTATCGGAGTCGATAATCCACCGCAAAACATGCAATTTCGCAGCTATCGCCGAAGATGATGTTGAGGAAGAGCAAGACGATGCAGACGATCGCTTAGAAATCGATTTTGCCGAGGACGACGATCGACAGTCGCATTCAGCACTGAATCTAAGTGTAACTGGTTCTACGCGTTGTCAGCATTGTCGCCATCGTTGCAAATCGTCAGCAGATCTTTTGAATCACCTCAAACAGTGCACCGAAGCAAGTCGCTGTGGCAATGACTCGTACGATTCGCTCTCTGGTGATAGTAGCGCTGGCCGTGCTGGTGGCGCTGACTCCACTAACGACCAGCATCCTATGGAAAATCGAGTATTTATTTGGAATAAAATGCCAGGCGGTGAAGCGGGACAACGCGAAGGCAGTCAGTGCTCGGAAATCCGCGGGCAAACAAATAATACCGCGGAATCATCGGGAAGTAGCGGGAATGGCGCAAGCAGCGCCACTTGTGAAGAGAACAGTTACTACGGCGTTGAAACGGCACCAGGTTATGGTGAG GTAACGAAAAAGATGACGCCAGAAGAAGAAGCTGCCAATTCTTCTTTGAAAAAAGTCTACAAATGCCCGCATTGTTCATTCTGGGCCTCGACAGCTTCGCGTTTTCACGTACACATCGTCGGTCATTTGAATAAGAAGCCATTTGAATGCTCGCTTTGCTCGTATCGCTCCAATTGGCGTTGGGATATCACCAAGCATATACGCCTAAAGACCATTCGTGATCCCAGTCACAAGAATGCGCGTGTCCTGATGAACGATGAAACTGGGCGTCGTAATTACACCAAATATAACAAATACATCACATTGATGAAGGTGACCGAAGAAGATGGCGATCCTAAGCTAATGAAATCGGGGGAGATGACACCTAACCAAGTGGCTTCTCTATCGTTTATCAACGACTTCAATAAGAATGTGGGACCCAATGCCTTGACCTCCACTCATTTGAACGGTATAAAGGAGGATATAACTCTGGAGCCGATACCATCCAAGTCTAACGGTGGTAATAATGGTGGCAGTAGCAATGGTGGAGGCGATCAGTTATCAGATGGTTTCATACGTCTGCCGCTGTTGGCTACAATGATGAACGCTGCAATGGCACAACAGCACCATCAACAGAAGGACCAGGAACATGGTCAGGCAGCAATGATTACGCCTTCGGTAACCATTTCAGCTGTGAAGCGTTCGCCACCGCCACTAATGAAGCCTAGCGATGACTTGGTTACCGACGTCCGACAGGAGGGTAACGAGAAGAAAACATTCTACCGGTGCCGCAAGTGCAGTTTTCG TCATGCTAATCGCGATGCTGTACTCGCCCATGTCAAGATACATTACCAGGATTCCAATTACCCTATTGTAACAGCGACAGCAACCACTTCACCCAAGTCGGCGAATTCCCAGCAACAACACAATACACCACTTCAGGTGGCCGTCAATCCAAATATCTACATGAACAAAGTTCTCGCCGCAATGTGCCTTTCCCAGCAGCAACCACAGCAACCCAACTCGAATTCTTCAGCAAATAATAATgatccacaacaacaacaacattccaTAATTTCAGCCGGTCTGTTGCAACAGGCAATTCAGGGCGCACCGCCCAACTCACCACTCAGCTGTCTGGCATTGACGCTCGCCGGCAAGAGTCCAGCCAAAGCAACCGCTTCTATTTTAGAGCACGGTGAGCAGAAAGCGACACAAAACGAGGCAAGTGCCAAAAGGCCGACGTCGCCCAAacaaaacagcaacagcaacaacaatagtagCATAACCCTAACTAATTTAGCGACGTCGTCACCGACATCATCTTCTCCCAACTCCTCTGGCGGCAGCAATGTTTGTGGTGTTGGTTTGGTCGGTTCGGCCACATCAGCGTCATCGTTGCAACACTTGTTAACCTCACCGCGCGGCACTTACACATCATCTGCACATACGCTACGCAATCAACTACATTCGCCTACAATCagcaccaacagcaacaacaacaatggtgGTAGTTTTGGTGTCGGTGGTCATACtaataacaataatagcaataaaaatttggtaaaggGTGCATTGACAGTTACGAAACACAACACCGCAACAACACCTTTGCATGGAACAATTGACGGTGGCTTTGGTTCACCCACAAGCGCAGTGTCGTCGGTAACGGCAGCCGAAGCAATTGGTACATCTTCATTACACTCATCGCCAAGTGCTGATGCTGCACCCAACACACCCAGTGCCATAACAGTAACTACACTTCCTACTACTCCTACCAGTTCTACTACTGCATCCGTGGGAACAAAGTGCGCTAGCAATCCATATCATATACAAATGGGTCTCATCGGTGCTTCATCTATTTCCAGCAATCATAGTGGCGCTATCGCCTATattggtggtggtggcggtagTGGTGGTGGTATCGTTGGTACTCATagtgataataataatagtctATGTATTGGTGGTCTTATGTTTGGTTCTAATAattctactactactactactagttTAAATCGCAATACTTCCATACCTActactacagcaacaacaatagctaGCAGTGGCACAACTGCTGGCAACAGTGGTGGTGCATCATCATCTTCATGTAATTTGTTATTAAGCTCGACTCAGTCGGCTACTGCGGCGGCGGCGACGGCGACGGCAGCATCAGCTCTTTATGCCTCCAATGTGATCACTCTGTCACCGCCCTCGGCATCGTCATGTATTTCGGCAAATGCAACGACTAGCAATTTCAGTAATACACAAAATCCAAATCAAAGTCAGAGTAACAATTGTAGTAATTTATTAGTAAACGACAGCGAGCGGCGTGAACCGTCGCCGTATCGTTGCGGTCATTGTCATCAAGTATCAAATTGGAAGCATGTCATCCAG CGGCACTGTCGCTTGAAACACGCTGGCGACATACGCATCGAAACCCTTGATCGCACCGCGAGCGCCAACGAACGCCATGCACCGCCCATCTACCGGCCACTCGGCAATGGCGCCTCCAACGAGTCCAACTACGGGCTCACACTTAAAGctttacagcaacaacaacaccaacagcagcagcagcaacagcaacaacaaccgccACATATAAGCAGCATTACCGGTGGTCCCCCAAGTCACTCGGTACTTATGAGCAATAACAAAAACGAGCAACATCTATTACATTCACCACTCGCCGGCACCGCTGCCGCTAACGCAGCCACCACACCACAGGAGCTGCAGCAAGCTGCCGCTGCCTATATAGCAGCCACTTACAAGGccgcagctgctgctgctgcaaatTCAACCGGCAATGGTTCGGCTGCCGctgccgttgcagcagctgctgCTCTTGGGCTCAGCAGCGAAGATTTGTTATTGCATCAACAATTGCAACAAAATGATCAAATTGAAATCACTCGTCTGCCGCCGGGTGTTAGCAATGCTGCCCAGTCGCAAGCGCAGGCACAGGCACAACCGCAgccacagcagcaacaacaactgcaacagcagcagcagctgaaCTCGAAGTGCAAACAGCAAAAGTGTCCACTGTGTCCGTATATCTCGGAGAGCAAGTCGCAGATGAACTACCACATCTCGTTGCACAAGCCGACTCAATACGAGTGTTCGTTGTGCACTTTCGTGTGTGCCAAGAAGCAGCATTTGAGCAGTCACATGCGCACAGTGCACCAGCAACATAATTTGAGTGCGTCCAGTCAATTGAGCAATATGAGTGCTGCCATTAATTCCATGGATTTCAGCATGGCCTTGCAATTGGCCGCCGTGGCACAAGCACAACAG GACCAATCTTCACTCTCCTCCCCGCTAGCCATTGATCTGACAgctctaaagcaaaaaataactgCTGTCCAacaccagcaacagcaacaaaatcaaaaacagcTGCAGCAACAATGCCAAACACAACAAACATCTGCACAAAacgcgcaacaacaacaacagcacccCCACCAACATCCGCCTACTGCAACTGAAAGCCAAATGAAATGCATACTTTATTGTCCGAAATGCCCAGCGCGTTACATCCAAAAATACAACGATACCTGGAACGCCAAGGCGGAATTAGAAGACCACATCAAATGCCACAACGTAAGCGATGTGTTGGATAATGCCGCCAACGCCCCACAAACGCCACCTCCACAACCTGCCTTCAAATGCGAATTTTGCGATTACGACGCCGTACACGACGCCCAACTGCAAAAGCACCGTTATGTGCATACACAGCACTACCAAGACAAATGTGCCGAACTATACAAGCACGTACAAGAGGATCTGCAATATGCGCCGCCCAAACTGATGCAAATTACCTTAGCGAAAAGCTTACAGCAGGCACCTGAGACGATTTGGATAGTCGACAACGAGTTGAATGATCAATGCAAAGATCaactgcagcagcagcaacatgcGAGCATCTCTTCCTCCTCAGTAACGCCCGCAAAGATGACAACATCAACGGCGACGGGTGCAGCGCATTTCGATAACGCCAATTCACTGCTGAAGAAGCAACTCGAGTCGGGCATGGGCAGTAACAGTGGCGCATTGCGTAGCTCGCCAACATCCACACCCACGCCCAAAGAGCTAGCCGACGCCGATGATTCGTCGAATATGCCATCGACCAGCGCTTCGGTAGCCACCAGCGATCTGGCGGTGGATGGCGGCAGCGATTTCACATCTAGCGTAGCATCGCCAGCGCCGGTTGAGAAATGTCTGTATTGTCCCTATGAAACCAAGCATACAACGCTTTACAAAGCACACTTGCAACATCACATTTGCATTAGCAACCAGAAGGAGGCCTACACCTGTGAACACTGCGATTACACAGACAGTAAACAGGAGCACATTGAGGAGCACACACGCGTGCATTTCAACGCGGTGGAAAAACTAAAGTCCGTGGCATTCTTCACCTCCTACGACAATTTGGAATTGAGTGTCGAACGCGATGAGGCAGACGACGACAAAGACGTTGAGAATGAGTTGCATAAAGAAGAGCGCGCATGGCAAAGCGGCTATAGAACGAAAGCGGTGACAGACACAGAAGAGCAAGAAGCGCCGAAGGCAAGGGCAGCActgcaattaaatattaaagaggagcacaacaacaataatgaagAGCATGTTATCAACGAGAATGTGGTGAaggagcagcaacagcagctgaCAAGTGCGTCGAAAACCAACAACTCTAAAGCAAAAGTAGATAGCGACGAAAAAGTGGTGGAGAAATCAACAGTCGCAACAgctgaaaacatcaaaaagcCCTGTAACAAAATTATACTCTACAAAACCGATGGCTGTTTGAGCATCAAGCGCGAAAGTGGTGGCGGCCAGAGCAACAACGCCAACAGCAATGCAAGTAACTGCGAAAATATCAGTGATCGCCTGCGGCGACGCATTAGTCGTAATAACAGCAACACCGCCAATCATCTAAATAGTATTGGCGGTAGCGGGAATacgaacaataacaacaacaacagccataACAGCAATTGTGACGAACAAGCTGACAGTggcgcacaacaacaacaaagccatAAAACCATATTAGTAAATGCGAAAACTGGTCAAGTTATAAGTAGGAATTAA